A portion of the Nomia melanderi isolate GNS246 chromosome 2, iyNomMela1, whole genome shotgun sequence genome contains these proteins:
- the Mtr4 gene encoding exosome RNA helicase Mtr4, protein MANFTDDLFDVFEETEEVIEVIPTPVKQNDVKTALNEKTVETESSSKRGLNSGEGGSAEIIAKKFRPDPVLEDLNIEELASRIKIHSIETIESCTHEVAVPPDYEYIPLESKQGKSAKEYKFVLDPFQKEAILCIENNQSVLVSAHTSAGKTVVAEYAIACSLRDKQRVIYTTPIKALSNQKYREFFEEFKDVGLVTGDVTINPTASVLIMTTEILRNMLYRGSEVMREVGWVIFDEIHYMRDKERGVVWEETLILLPDNVHYVFLSATIPNARQFVEWVAHLHKQPCHVVYTDYRPTPLQHYIFPVGGDGIHLVVDETGQFKEENFNRAMACLQHGDAAKGDTKGRKGGMRASNAGQTNIFKMVKMIMERNFAPVIIFSFSKKDCEIYAMQMAKLDLNTVEEKKLVDEVFNNAMDVLNEEDRRLPQVENVLPLLRRGIGIHHGGLLPILKETVEILFGEGLIKALFATETFAMGLNMPARTVLFTASRKFDGKDFRWITSGEYIQMSGRAGRRGLDEKGIVILMIDEQVSPVIGKAIVQGKADPINSAFHLTYNMVLNLLRVEEINPEYMLERSFYQFQNQASIPDLYNKVKELQAAYNAVNIEKYSQISSYHDIREQLERLTTNFRSYLTKPEYLLPFLQPGRLVKVKNENEMFDWGIIVNFKKKNPKNPTGKENTVIIIDILLHISKDSSEGCPVPCRKGEEGEVEVVPVLHTLISQISSLRLYYPKDLRPSDNRKSVLKTIQEVKKRFPNGPPLLNPITDMRIEDEGFKDIVKKIEVLEERLYAHSLHKDPNVNTLYEQFLNKEDLGNRLKQAKTELKKAKSILQMDELKCRKRVLRRLAYCTVSDVIELKGRVACELNGADELLMTEMIFNGLFNSLSVPQMTALISCFVCDDKSNEMPKSTEELSGPLRQMQDLARRIAKVSTEANLELDEDAYVERFKPYLMDVVYTWCKGASFLQICKMTDIFEGSIIRCMRRLEEVLRQLCQAAKNIGNTDLENKFSEAIKLIKRDIVFASSLYL, encoded by the exons ATGGCCAATTTCACTGACGATTTGTTCGACGTTTTCGAAGAGACGGAAGAAGTGATAGAAGTGATACCGACACCAGTGAAACAGAATGATGTAAAAACGGCTTTAAATGAAAA GACAGTAGAGACAGAAAGCAGTTCGAAACGTGGACTTAATTCAGGCGAAGGTGGCTCTGCTgaaataattgcgaaaaaatTCAGGCCAGATCCTGTTTTGGAGGATTTAAA CATAGAAGAATTAGCTTCACGCATCAAAATACATAGTATAGAGACAATCGAGTCTTGCACACACGAAGTTGCTGTTCCACCGgattatgaatatataccaCTGGAAAGTAAACAAGGGAAATCAGCGaaagaatataaatttgtacTAGATCCCTTCCAGAAAGAAGCAATATTGTGTATAGAAAACAATCAGTCTGTTTTAGTTTCTGCACATACATCAGCTGGTAAAACTGTTGTCGCAGA ATACGCCATAGCTTGTTCGTTAAGAGACAAACAAAGAGTAATCTATACTACTCCTATAAAGGCACTGAGTAATCAGAAGTACAGAGAATTCTTTGAGGAGTTCAAAGATGTTGGTTTGGTAACCGGTGATGTTACCATCAATCCGACGGCCAGCGTTTTGATTATGACTACCGAAATTTTAAGAAACATGCTTTACAGAGGATCCGAG GTAATGCGTGAAGTCGGATGGGTAATCTTCGATGAAATCCATTATATGCGTGATAAAGAAAGAGGCGTTGTATGGGAAGAAACGTTAATATTGTTACCAGACAATGTGCATTACGTATTTCTTTCTGCTACTATACCCAACGCGCGACAATTCGTGGAATGGGTTGCACATTTGCACAAACAACCATGCCATGTTGTTTACACAGACTACAGACCAACACCGTTACAACATTATATATTCCCCGTTGGCGGGGATGGAATTCACTTG GTTGTAGACGAAACCGGCCAATTTAAAGAGGAAAATTTTAATAGAGCGATGGCATGCTTGCAACACGGCGATGCAGCTAAAGGTGACACAAAAGGTCGTAAAGGAGGTATGCGAGCATCAAATGCTGGAcagacaaatatttttaagatgGTGAAAATGATTATGGAAAGAAATTTCGCGCCTGTAATTATATTCAGCTTCTCAAAGAAGGACTGTGAGATTTATGCGATGCAAATGGCTAAATTAGATTTGAATACGgtagaagaaaagaaattagttGACGAAGTGTTCAATAATGCCATGGATGTTCTGAACGAAGAGGACAGGCGTTTGCCACAAGTTGAAAATGTTTTACCACTTCTAAGACGTGGAATAGGAATTCATCATGGTGGACTTTTGCCTATTCTAAAAGAAACTgtggaaatattatttggtgAAGGATTAATAAAAGCGCTTTTCGCAACAGAAACTTTTGCGATGGGATTGAACATGCCAGCGCGAACAGTATTATTTACCGCATCGCGAAAATTCGACGGTAAAGATTTCCGATGGATTACTTCTGGTGAATACATACAAATGTCTGGTCGAGCGGGTAGAAGAGGGCTAGACGAAAAGGGAATAGTAATACTAATGATCGATGAACAAGTTAGTCCAGTTATTGGTAAAGCGATTGTGCAAGGAAAAGCAGACCCTATTAACTCAGCATTTCATTTAACTTACAACATGGTTCTAAATCTCCTAAGAGTCGAAGAAATTAATCCAGAATACATGCTTGAAAGGAGCTTTTATCAATTTCAGAATCAAGCCTCTATCCCTGATTTATACAATA AGGTAAAGGAATTACAAGCAGCATATAACGcagtgaatattgaaaagtatAGTCAAATATCGTCTTACCATGACATACGTGAACAACTTGAACGTCTTACTACTAATTTTCGATCTTACTTGACAAAACCAGAGTATTTACTACCTTTCCTTCAACCTGGAAGGCTAGTGaaa gttaaaaatgaaaatgaaatgttcgaCTGGGGTATTATAGTAAATTTCAAGAAGAAGAACCCAAAGAATCCAACAGGAAAGGAAAATACAGttattatcattgatattttactTCACATTTCCAAAGATTCTAGCGAAGGGTGTCCGGTACCTTGTCGCAAAGGGGAAGAAGGTGAAGTGGAAGTGGTCCCTGTATTGCACACATTAATTTCCCAAATAAGTTCCCTTAGATTGTATTATCCAAAAGATTTAAGACCATCGGACAACAGGAAAAGTGTGTTGAAAACGATACAAGAAGTAAAGAAAAGATTTCCCAATGGACCACCACTTCTGAATCCTATTACAGACATGCGAATAGAAGATGAAGGATTTAAGgatatcgttaaaaaaattgaagtacTCGAAGAGAGATTGTATGCACATTCTCTACATAAG GACCCCAATGTAAATACGCTATACGAACAATTTTTGAACAAAGAGGATTTGGGCAATCGATTAAAGCAAGCCAAAACAGAATTGAAAAAAGCCAAATCGATACTTCAAATGGATGagttgaaatgtagaaaaaggGTACTGCGAAGATTAGCATATTGCACAGTGTCTGATGTTATAGAATTAAAGGGTCGTGTGGCCTGTGAACTTAACGGTGCCGACGAATTGTTGATGACAGAAATGATCTTCAATGGTTTATTCAATTCGTTGAGCGTGCCACAAATGACAGCATTAATCAGTTGTTTCGTTTGTGACGATAAATCGAACGAAATGCCCAAGTCTACCGAGGAGTTAAGTGGTCCGCTTAGACAAATGCAAGATTTAGCTCGAAGAATAGCGAAGGTATCTACAGAAGCCAATTTGGAACTAGACGAGGATGCATACGTGGAAAGGTTTAAACCCTATCTCATGGATGTAGTGTATACTTGGTGTAAAGGAGcttcatttttacaaatttgtaaaatgacAGATATATTTGAAG GTTCAATTATACGATGTATGCGTCGTTTAGAGGAAGTTCTTAGGCAATTGTGTCAAGCGGCGAAAAACATTGGAAACACAGACTTAGAGAATAAATTTAGCGAAGcgattaaacttataaaacgtGATATTGTCTTCGCCTCAtctttgtatttataa
- the casp gene encoding fas associated factor casp isoform X1, with translation MAGTRDEILADFQACTGIDDVGDAIKYLEESSWDLLAAVNQAMPRGTQQLPSEMSPDIEMIEEIERTPHSSSSSSQTTNDSRNSSKMDVVENSKPGTSKSKSYGSGRTLTFCVNYLSNVYKINLSESSRVRDLKQLIWEQTNVPSCQQQLRGWKKTPESASTTLQSLDLPKENTLYMSTLSDLMTDDDKLKYAERMTQTYTLNIKDETHKKMYNLKFHGTSTVLDVKSGIYSLIDVPIRNQQWKGWPSTVKNDSIMLAQTGIFYPEHDLSVTELPSKEEKKDVIDLVESDSSEDEAYDVEDPESFNVDDDIFIDIKTTKPQRLMPDNVTDETVGTLHFAEEFEKRYGQAHPEFYTGKFKDAVKESCLKPAKERKLLAVYLHHDNSILANVFCTQLLGFETVLQVLSANFVVWGWDITYESNKQRFLLSVKETLGSVAALAMKNIDVDTLPVLVIIMRIRSNTEIFTTVHGNVGVSELLTNLIHAVDVFQEYRIADIGVEEERQARERVKQEQDRAYQESLDADRAKEKAKELEKRRKEEAENERLAEEARKEAYRQTIESSLPPEPLEGVNDGVLRVRIWLPAGRVLQRRFQSDTPLQTLLNFLIAEGYPTEEYRILRSWPRRDLTSMDSKLTLMDLKFCPQETLILEER, from the exons ATGGCTGGAACACGGGATGAGATTTTGGCCGACTTTCAG GCTTGTACAGGAATCGATGATGTTGGAGATGCCATTAAATATTTAGAGGAATCAAGTTGGGATTTATTG GCAGCAGTAAATCAAGCCATGCCTAGAGGTACACAACAATTACCCTCCGAAATGAGTCCAGACATAGAAATGATAGAAGAAATTGAAAGGACACCACATTCATCTTCATCATCGTCACAAACCACTAATGATTCAAGAAATAGTTCGAAAATGGATGTTGTAGAAAATTCCAAGCCAGGGACAAGTAAATCTAAAAGTTATGGAAGCGGAAGAACGCTCACATTCTGTGTTAATTATCttagtaatgtttataaaataaacttatcTGAGTCTTCACGTGTGA GGGATCTCAAACAGCTTATATGGGAACAAACGAATGTACCATCTTGCCAACAACAGCTTCGAGGCTGGAAAAAAACACCAGAATCAGCTTCTACAACGTTACAATCATTAGACTTGCCAAAAGAGAATACTTTGTATATGTCTACTTTATCAGATTTAATGACTGATGA cgATAAATTGAAATACGCGGAGCGTATGACTCAAACGTATACCTTGAATATCAAAGATGAAAcgcataaaaaaatgtataatttaaagtTTCATGGAACAAGCACAGTCTTGGATGTAAAGTCTggtatttattcattaatagaTGTTCCTATTCGAAATCAACAGTGGAAAGGTTGGCCAAGTACAGTGAAGAATGATAGCATAATGCTAGCACAGACTGGAATCTTTTACCCTGAACATGACCTTTCTGTTACTGAGTTACCCtcgaaagaggaaaagaag GATGTTATAGATTTGGTTGAAAGCGATAGTTCCGAAGATGAAGCATATGATGTTGAGGATCCTGAATCGTTCAATGTTGATGATGATATTTTCATAGATATTAAAACTACTAAACCTCAACGTCTGA TGCCCGATAATGTTACGGATGAAACAGTGGGTACGCTGCATTTCGCAGAAGAATTCGAAAAGCGATACGGACAGGCACATCCAGAATTTTATACAGGCAAATTTAAGGATGCTGTTAAAGAGTCATGTTTAAAACCAGCAAAAGAG AGAAAATTATTGGCTGTATATTTACATCATGATAATAGTATACTAGCGAACGTATTTTGCACACAATTGTTAGGCTTTGAGACAGTACTACAAGTATTGTCCGCAAATTTCGTTGTGTGGGGTTGGGATATTACTTACGAGTCTAATAAACAGAG GTTTCTTTTATCTGTAAAAGAAACATTAGGATCAGTTGCAGCGTTAGCTATGAAAAATATAGACGTCGATACGTTACCCGTTCTTGTAATTATAATGAGAATCAGATccaatacagaaatatttacgaCGGTTCACGGTAATGTGGGAGTTAGTGAATTACTAACCAATTTAATTCATGCTGTAGATGTATTTCAg GAATATAGGATAGCTGATATTGGAGTTGAAGAAGAGAGACAAGCCAGAGAAAGAGTAAAGCAGGAGCAGGATAGAGCATATCAAGAAAGTTTAGATGCCGATAG AGCAAAAGAAAAAGCAAAAGAGTTGGAAAAAAGACGAAAAGAAGAGGCAGAGAATGAAAGGTTGGCTGAAGAAGCAAGGAAAGAAGCTTATAGGCAAACTATAGAATCGAGTTTACCTCCTGAACCGCTGGAAGGAGTTAACGACGGTGTACTAAGAGTTAGAATATGGCTTCCAGCTGGAAGAGTACTACAGCGCAGATTTCAATCAGACACACCACTACAAACACTTCTTAATTTCCTCATTGCGGAAGGTTATCCTACGGAAGAGTACAGGATCCTACGTAGTTGGCCTCGAAGGGAT TTAACATCCATGGATTCAAAACTCACTCTCATGGACCTAAAATTCTGTCCTCAAGAAACGCTAATTTTAGAAGAACGATAA
- the casp gene encoding fas associated factor casp isoform X2 yields the protein MAGTRDEILADFQACTGIDDVGDAIKYLEESSWDLLAAVNQAMPRGTQQLPSEMSPDIEMIEEIERTPHSSSSSSQTTNDSRNSSKMDVVENSKPGTSKSKSYGSGRTLTFCVNYLSNVYKINLSESSRVRDLKQLIWEQTNVPSCQQQLRGWKKTPESASTTLQSLDLPKENTLYMSTLSDLMTDDDKLKYAERMTQTYTLNIKDETHKKMYNLKFHGTSTVLDVKSGIYSLIDVPIRNQQWKGWPSTVKNDSIMLAQTGIFYPEHDLSVTELPSKEEKKDVIDLVESDSSEDEAYDVEDPESFNVDDDIFIDIKTTKPQRLMPDNVTDETVGTLHFAEEFEKRYGQAHPEFYTGKFKDAVKESCLKPAKERKLLAVYLHHDNSILANVFCTQLLGFETVLQVLSANFVVWGWDITYESNKQRFLLSVKETLGSVAALAMKNIDVDTLPVLVIIMRIRSNTEIFTTVHGNVGVSELLTNLIHAVDVFQEYRIADIGVEEERQARERVKQEQDRAYQESLDADRAKEKAKELEKRRKEEAENERLAEEARKEAYRQTIESSLPPEPLEGVNDGVLRVRIWLPAGRVLQRRFQSDTPLQTLLNFLIAEGYPTEEYRILRSWPRRDVSR from the exons ATGGCTGGAACACGGGATGAGATTTTGGCCGACTTTCAG GCTTGTACAGGAATCGATGATGTTGGAGATGCCATTAAATATTTAGAGGAATCAAGTTGGGATTTATTG GCAGCAGTAAATCAAGCCATGCCTAGAGGTACACAACAATTACCCTCCGAAATGAGTCCAGACATAGAAATGATAGAAGAAATTGAAAGGACACCACATTCATCTTCATCATCGTCACAAACCACTAATGATTCAAGAAATAGTTCGAAAATGGATGTTGTAGAAAATTCCAAGCCAGGGACAAGTAAATCTAAAAGTTATGGAAGCGGAAGAACGCTCACATTCTGTGTTAATTATCttagtaatgtttataaaataaacttatcTGAGTCTTCACGTGTGA GGGATCTCAAACAGCTTATATGGGAACAAACGAATGTACCATCTTGCCAACAACAGCTTCGAGGCTGGAAAAAAACACCAGAATCAGCTTCTACAACGTTACAATCATTAGACTTGCCAAAAGAGAATACTTTGTATATGTCTACTTTATCAGATTTAATGACTGATGA cgATAAATTGAAATACGCGGAGCGTATGACTCAAACGTATACCTTGAATATCAAAGATGAAAcgcataaaaaaatgtataatttaaagtTTCATGGAACAAGCACAGTCTTGGATGTAAAGTCTggtatttattcattaatagaTGTTCCTATTCGAAATCAACAGTGGAAAGGTTGGCCAAGTACAGTGAAGAATGATAGCATAATGCTAGCACAGACTGGAATCTTTTACCCTGAACATGACCTTTCTGTTACTGAGTTACCCtcgaaagaggaaaagaag GATGTTATAGATTTGGTTGAAAGCGATAGTTCCGAAGATGAAGCATATGATGTTGAGGATCCTGAATCGTTCAATGTTGATGATGATATTTTCATAGATATTAAAACTACTAAACCTCAACGTCTGA TGCCCGATAATGTTACGGATGAAACAGTGGGTACGCTGCATTTCGCAGAAGAATTCGAAAAGCGATACGGACAGGCACATCCAGAATTTTATACAGGCAAATTTAAGGATGCTGTTAAAGAGTCATGTTTAAAACCAGCAAAAGAG AGAAAATTATTGGCTGTATATTTACATCATGATAATAGTATACTAGCGAACGTATTTTGCACACAATTGTTAGGCTTTGAGACAGTACTACAAGTATTGTCCGCAAATTTCGTTGTGTGGGGTTGGGATATTACTTACGAGTCTAATAAACAGAG GTTTCTTTTATCTGTAAAAGAAACATTAGGATCAGTTGCAGCGTTAGCTATGAAAAATATAGACGTCGATACGTTACCCGTTCTTGTAATTATAATGAGAATCAGATccaatacagaaatatttacgaCGGTTCACGGTAATGTGGGAGTTAGTGAATTACTAACCAATTTAATTCATGCTGTAGATGTATTTCAg GAATATAGGATAGCTGATATTGGAGTTGAAGAAGAGAGACAAGCCAGAGAAAGAGTAAAGCAGGAGCAGGATAGAGCATATCAAGAAAGTTTAGATGCCGATAG AGCAAAAGAAAAAGCAAAAGAGTTGGAAAAAAGACGAAAAGAAGAGGCAGAGAATGAAAGGTTGGCTGAAGAAGCAAGGAAAGAAGCTTATAGGCAAACTATAGAATCGAGTTTACCTCCTGAACCGCTGGAAGGAGTTAACGACGGTGTACTAAGAGTTAGAATATGGCTTCCAGCTGGAAGAGTACTACAGCGCAGATTTCAATCAGACACACCACTACAAACACTTCTTAATTTCCTCATTGCGGAAGGTTATCCTACGGAAGAGTACAGGATCCTACGTAGTTGGCCTCGAAGGGATGTAAGTAGATGA